The Penicillium oxalicum strain HP7-1 chromosome VI, whole genome shotgun sequence genome window below encodes:
- a CDS encoding Methylthioribose-1-phosphate isomerase, whose protein sequence is MLQAIKYDQGHLEILDQLQLPFVEKYIPIQTAEDGWNAIKDMKVRGAPAIAIVAMLALASELHALQSADKIPDSPQEAETLIAQKLEYLVTSRPTAVNLADAARKLGAVVTTQAGQVGAMGPTVVAAFMRGAEEMMGKDLDDNQRIGHHGAEWIMANATKGGSDVAVLTHCNTGSLATSGYGTALGVIRSLFSKNVLRHAYCSETRPYNQGSRLTAFELVHDKIPATLITDSMAAALLADPKAGVNAIVVGADRVAANGDTANKIGTYSLAVLAKYHGVKFLVAAPRTTIDLATKSGNEIVIEQRPAAEMINIKGPRAGAPAIDGNVTLETVCIAAPGINVWNPSFDITPAALIDGIITEVGVVEKGSDGLFHMDVLFNGSAPQA, encoded by the exons ATGCTACAAGCAATCAAATATGACCAGGGACACCTGGAGATCCTGGACCAGCTGCAACTCCCCTTCGTCGAAAAATACATCCCGATTCAGACCGcggaagatggatggaatgCGATCAAGGACATGAAGGTCCGAGGCGCTCCCGCCATCGCGATTGTCGCCATGCTGGCGCTTGCCTCTGAGCTGCATGCCCTTCAGTCTGCAGACAAGATCCCTGATTCACCACAGGAGGCCGAAACGTTGATTGCGCAGAAGCTGGAATACCTGGTCACCAGTCGCCCGACTGCGGTGAACCTGGCCGATGCGGCACGAAAGCTTGGGGCTGTGGTCACGACACAGGCTGGACAAGTGGGAGCCATGGGCCCGACTGTGGTGGCGGCGTTTATGCGCGGCGCAGAGGAGATGATGGGCAAGGACTTGGATGACAACCAGCGCATCGGCCATCACGGGGCGGAATGGATCATGGCGAATGCGACCAAGGGCGGTTCTGATGTGGCCGTCTTGACGCACTGCAATACGGG CTCTCTTGCCACGTCCGGCTACGGCACTGCTCTGGGTGTTATCcgctccctcttctccaagaacGTTCTACGTCACGCCTACTGCTCCGAGACCAGACCCTACAATCAAGGCTCCCGCTTAACCGCCTTTGAATTGGTTCACGACAAGATTCCCGCTACTCTGATCACGGATTCCATGGCCGCGGCCCTGCTGGCAGATCCCAAGGCCGGCGTCAACGCTATCGTGGTGGGCGCGGACCGGGTGGCCGCCAACGGAGACACGGCCAACAAGATTGGCACCTACAGCCTCGCAGTTCTAGCCAAGTACCACGGAGTCAAGTTCCTGGTTGCGGCGCCACGCACCACCATTGATCTGGCAACCAAATCCGGCAACGAGATCGTGATCGAGCAACGTCCGGCCGCTGAAATGATCAACATCAAGGGCCCTCGCGCGGGAGCCCCCGCGATCGATGGCAATGTGACCTTGGAGACGGTCTGCATTGCCGCTCCAGGAATCAATGTGTGGAACCCATCCTTTGACATCACGCCAGCTGCCTTGATTGATGGCATTATCACGGAGGTGGGCGTGGTCGAAAAGGGATCGGATGGCCTCTTCCACATGGATGTTCTGTTCAATGGCTCGGCTCCTCAGGCTTGA